From one Caldithrix abyssi DSM 13497 genomic stretch:
- a CDS encoding L-threonylcarbamoyladenylate synthase: MEYYKINPQKPDLKIIKRTIEVLKNGGVIVYPTNTLYGLGVDAFNFKALERLFVVKHRSPNQPISLMVASLDQLEQLFAVMEPREKQILQKILPGKFTVILRSKFKKNLAHFASGPQADKVGFRVAELPFNQKLLLKFGNPITSTSANISGKPNAATVQEIIAQFGDRLDLILDAGPAPDLKGSTIIDMTKRPYLILREGSVKKSKVEKIFAPEKVLKRKTKFVITFVCTGNICRSPMAAGILKEFITKTKFKNVVKIQSAGTLSLTVGPAHPSAVLTAKKHGINISGHKAQAISARIMKESDLVIALAMNHYEFLRTHFPEHSEKIILLKSWRRPSPIVNPSVPDPIGHEQEFFDQVFNEIKSEIKRISPFIFKEIKNFIEYNDLRINDN, translated from the coding sequence ATGGAATATTATAAAATCAATCCACAAAAACCCGATTTAAAGATTATTAAGCGAACGATTGAGGTGCTGAAAAACGGCGGCGTTATTGTTTATCCTACAAACACCTTATACGGGCTGGGCGTGGACGCTTTTAATTTTAAGGCTCTGGAACGCCTGTTTGTCGTAAAGCACCGCTCGCCCAATCAACCGATTTCGCTAATGGTGGCCTCGCTCGATCAACTGGAGCAGTTGTTCGCCGTGATGGAGCCGCGCGAAAAGCAGATATTGCAGAAAATTTTACCGGGCAAATTTACGGTGATTTTGAGGAGTAAGTTTAAAAAGAACCTCGCGCATTTTGCCTCGGGGCCGCAGGCCGACAAGGTGGGGTTTCGCGTTGCGGAGCTTCCTTTTAATCAAAAATTGTTGTTAAAATTCGGTAATCCGATCACTTCTACCAGCGCCAATATTTCTGGCAAACCCAATGCGGCAACCGTGCAGGAGATCATCGCTCAATTTGGCGATCGATTGGATCTGATTTTAGACGCCGGACCGGCGCCGGATTTAAAAGGCTCTACCATTATCGATATGACCAAAAGGCCGTATTTGATTTTACGGGAGGGCAGCGTTAAAAAAAGTAAAGTGGAAAAGATTTTTGCTCCCGAAAAGGTACTAAAACGTAAAACGAAGTTTGTCATTACCTTTGTTTGTACCGGGAATATCTGCCGATCGCCCATGGCTGCCGGTATTTTGAAAGAATTTATTACTAAAACCAAATTCAAAAACGTGGTCAAAATTCAATCGGCCGGAACTTTAAGTCTGACCGTCGGTCCTGCCCATCCCTCCGCCGTTTTGACCGCCAAAAAACATGGTATAAATATCTCAGGGCATAAAGCGCAAGCGATTAGCGCCCGGATTATGAAAGAAAGCGATCTGGTGATTGCCCTGGCCATGAATCATTACGAATTTTTGAGAACGCATTTCCCGGAACACAGCGAAAAGATCATTCTGTTGAAGAGCTGGCGCAGGCCGTCGCCCATCGTCAATCCTTCTGTTCCCGACCCCATCGGCCATGAGCAGGAATTTTTTGATCAGGTGTTCAATGAAATAAAAAGCGAGATTAAAAGAATCAGCCCTTTTATTTTTAAGGAAATTAAAAACTTTATTGAGTACAATGATCTGCGGATCAATGATAATTAA
- a CDS encoding lysophospholipid acyltransferase family protein, protein MKTIEYISVKLLFFIFSRISLKSGKRFAGLLTILVEKVIRYRRDVILSNLHLVYGEQLPRPEKQFLHDIYKNFIYLWMEFLQINHFTPRTLDELMRFKNPEVLAQLKRENKGVLFVSGHFGNFEWLGQAMVIQGWPIWAIAKKQSNQKVDQFITQIRSRFGMKIVYTKKAMQVCERALKQKEAVAIAFDQDARKRGVFVNFLGQPSSTAVGTAVLHLRTGADIVLLIALRKDYAKFDVYAKKIELPVKTGNLQDDVTAITQKVSSEFEKWVREYPEQWFWMHRRWKTRPASVSSSSQGVN, encoded by the coding sequence ATGAAAACGATTGAATACATAAGCGTAAAGCTACTCTTTTTTATTTTTAGCAGAATATCGCTGAAAAGCGGTAAAAGATTTGCCGGCTTGTTAACCATACTGGTAGAAAAAGTGATTCGCTACCGGCGGGACGTTATTTTATCGAACCTGCATCTGGTTTATGGCGAACAATTACCCAGGCCAGAAAAGCAATTTCTGCACGACATCTACAAAAATTTTATTTACTTATGGATGGAGTTTTTGCAGATCAATCATTTTACGCCCCGAACGCTGGATGAATTAATGCGCTTTAAAAATCCCGAAGTATTGGCGCAGCTTAAAAGGGAAAACAAAGGCGTTTTGTTCGTATCGGGACATTTCGGAAATTTTGAGTGGCTGGGGCAGGCCATGGTCATTCAGGGCTGGCCGATCTGGGCCATTGCCAAAAAACAAAGCAATCAAAAAGTTGATCAATTCATAACGCAGATTCGCAGCAGGTTCGGTATGAAAATCGTGTACACAAAAAAAGCCATGCAGGTTTGCGAAAGGGCCTTAAAGCAAAAAGAGGCCGTGGCCATCGCATTTGATCAAGATGCCCGTAAACGCGGCGTTTTTGTCAATTTTTTAGGTCAGCCCTCTTCAACGGCCGTGGGCACGGCGGTATTGCACCTTAGAACCGGCGCCGATATTGTTTTATTAATTGCATTGCGCAAAGATTATGCTAAATTTGATGTGTACGCAAAAAAGATCGAACTGCCGGTAAAAACCGGCAATTTACAGGATGATGTGACGGCCATTACGCAAAAAGTTAGCTCCGAGTTTGAAAAATGGGTGCGAGAATATCCGGAGCAGTGGTTCTGGATGCATCGCCGCTGGAAAACCCGGCCGGCGTCCGTTTCTTCATCTTCGCAGGGCGTTAATTAA
- a CDS encoding thioredoxin family protein: protein MRLMSGVLTFILLAFVFTQAGEIKLGAPAPDFTLKDAEGKAHQLSDYRGKIVVLEWVNYGCPFVKKFYNSGTMQALQKKYTEKGVVWISICSSAPGKQGHYAPEKIRELKKEKGAFYTAYLIDEEGTVGRLYGAKTTPHMFIIDPDGNLVYAGAIDDQPSSKQSSLKNARNYLSETLDKMLQNQPVKPFMTKPYGCSVKYKK from the coding sequence ATGCGTCTGATGTCCGGTGTGTTAACGTTTATTTTATTGGCCTTTGTGTTTACTCAGGCCGGAGAGATTAAGCTGGGCGCCCCTGCCCCGGATTTTACTTTAAAAGATGCAGAGGGCAAGGCTCACCAGCTCTCTGATTATCGGGGGAAGATTGTGGTGCTGGAGTGGGTAAACTACGGCTGCCCCTTTGTTAAAAAATTTTACAATAGCGGCACGATGCAGGCGCTTCAGAAAAAATACACGGAAAAGGGCGTTGTCTGGATTTCGATTTGTTCTTCTGCGCCAGGCAAGCAGGGACATTATGCTCCGGAGAAGATCAGAGAATTAAAAAAGGAAAAAGGGGCCTTTTACACGGCTTATTTGATCGACGAAGAGGGAACCGTGGGCCGGTTGTATGGCGCTAAAACCACGCCGCACATGTTTATCATTGATCCGGACGGCAACCTCGTTTATGCCGGCGCCATCGACGACCAACCTTCTTCTAAACAGAGTTCACTGAAAAACGCCCGGAATTACCTGTCCGAAACACTGGACAAAATGCTGCAGAACCAGCCCGTTAAACCGTTTATGACCAAACCTTACGGTTGCTCGGTGAAATATAAAAAGTAA
- a CDS encoding protein-disulfide reductase DsbD family protein, with protein sequence MALTFYRNTFGAKRLFVLAAVIGFLILSMGRLALAQSLFDQPKHVQAQVYSEAAWATPGETIWLAIELTADEEWHFYYKNYGETGKPTEFFFDAPEGVQIGPVQWPYPEVISEEDITTFGYKGTQYFLVPVTLKPTVPAGKSITIKINVDWLECKEVCIPGSEELQITLPVKNEPPEVNEKYTQLFADARFKIPHPLTDWQMSASGDEQFYKIQLTPPEWFKNDIQSMYFIPYDDGIIQYEAKQEFKKKGDSYLIVLKRSQQTESLVDTLKGVILAEPGWRGQDSEKGVEVAVPVSEHLAPLASSGINSIWLAILFSFLGGMILNLMPCVLPVLSIKIMRFIHQAQDEHTKPWQHGLVFTAGVLTAFWALAIALLILKAGGEQLGWGFQLQSPAFLIILSVFMFLLGLSMFGVFEIGTSLTAVGGKTPEKSGFFGSFMDGIIATVVATPCTAPFMGGALGFALTQPAYVSLLIFTFLGLGMAFPFALVTSIPALLKYVPKPGRWMESLKQFMGFLLVATVIWLLWVLSQQVGSLVVILVLFNLLFASIAAWVYGRWGNLAMKERTRYLAWAIALILLVLSNGYVLANYHKYAATPDAMSASKDGIQWQPYSDERLNQLLAEGKPVFIDFTASWCLSCQVNEKVAFSSEEVQNKFKELGVVALKADWTSRDPEITRALSRFGRQSVPLYLLYSGKAGQKPQILPEVLTPGIVLDALESLY encoded by the coding sequence ATGGCGCTTACTTTTTATCGTAATACCTTCGGGGCTAAACGTCTGTTCGTTTTGGCAGCCGTAATCGGCTTTTTAATTTTAAGCATGGGGCGCTTAGCCCTGGCACAATCACTTTTTGATCAACCAAAACATGTACAGGCGCAGGTCTATTCCGAAGCGGCGTGGGCAACTCCCGGCGAAACCATCTGGCTGGCCATTGAGCTGACCGCGGATGAAGAATGGCATTTTTACTACAAAAATTACGGAGAGACCGGTAAGCCCACCGAGTTCTTTTTCGATGCGCCCGAAGGCGTTCAGATCGGTCCCGTTCAGTGGCCCTATCCGGAAGTGATTTCCGAAGAGGACATTACAACTTTTGGGTATAAGGGAACACAATATTTTCTGGTGCCGGTAACGCTCAAACCCACCGTTCCGGCCGGCAAGTCTATTACCATTAAAATTAACGTGGACTGGCTGGAATGCAAAGAAGTATGTATTCCCGGGAGCGAAGAACTGCAAATCACCCTTCCGGTTAAAAACGAACCGCCTGAAGTCAACGAAAAATACACGCAACTATTTGCCGATGCGCGTTTTAAAATTCCCCATCCTTTAACAGACTGGCAGATGAGCGCCAGCGGCGACGAGCAGTTCTACAAAATACAATTAACCCCGCCCGAGTGGTTTAAAAACGACATCCAATCCATGTACTTCATTCCTTATGACGATGGAATCATTCAATATGAAGCAAAGCAAGAATTTAAAAAGAAAGGCGACAGTTATTTAATTGTTTTAAAGAGATCGCAGCAAACGGAGAGCCTGGTTGACACTCTGAAAGGCGTTATTCTTGCCGAACCCGGCTGGCGCGGTCAGGATTCGGAAAAGGGCGTCGAAGTGGCGGTGCCGGTTAGCGAGCATCTGGCGCCGCTGGCTTCTTCGGGCATTAATAGTATCTGGCTGGCCATCCTTTTTTCTTTTCTGGGCGGAATGATCCTCAATTTGATGCCCTGTGTTTTACCGGTGCTTTCCATTAAAATCATGCGTTTTATTCATCAGGCACAGGATGAACACACCAAACCCTGGCAGCATGGTCTGGTATTTACCGCCGGCGTACTGACGGCGTTCTGGGCGCTGGCCATTGCCCTGCTAATTTTAAAAGCCGGCGGCGAACAACTGGGCTGGGGATTTCAACTGCAGTCGCCCGCCTTTTTAATCATTTTGAGCGTATTCATGTTTTTATTGGGCCTAAGCATGTTCGGCGTTTTTGAAATTGGCACCTCGTTAACGGCGGTCGGCGGCAAAACGCCGGAGAAGAGCGGATTTTTCGGTTCGTTTATGGACGGCATTATTGCCACCGTGGTGGCCACGCCCTGTACCGCGCCGTTTATGGGCGGGGCGCTGGGCTTTGCGCTTACGCAACCGGCTTATGTCTCTTTATTGATTTTTACCTTTCTGGGGCTGGGCATGGCTTTCCCTTTTGCTTTGGTTACTTCCATTCCGGCTCTGCTCAAATACGTCCCCAAGCCAGGCCGCTGGATGGAATCCTTAAAGCAGTTCATGGGCTTTTTACTGGTGGCCACGGTGATCTGGTTGTTGTGGGTGCTCAGTCAGCAGGTCGGTTCTCTGGTTGTTATTCTGGTGCTTTTTAATTTGCTCTTTGCTTCCATCGCCGCCTGGGTGTACGGCCGCTGGGGAAACCTGGCCATGAAGGAAAGAACTCGCTACCTGGCCTGGGCCATTGCGCTGATCCTTCTGGTTCTGAGCAACGGTTATGTGCTGGCCAATTACCATAAATACGCGGCAACGCCCGATGCCATGTCTGCCTCAAAGGATGGCATTCAGTGGCAACCGTATTCCGATGAACGGCTTAATCAATTGTTAGCCGAAGGAAAACCGGTTTTTATCGATTTTACCGCATCGTGGTGCCTCTCCTGTCAGGTGAACGAAAAAGTCGCCTTCTCTTCTGAAGAAGTTCAGAATAAATTTAAGGAGCTTGGCGTGGTTGCGCTTAAAGCGGACTGGACCAGCCGCGATCCGGAAATTACACGTGCCTTAAGCCGTTTTGGGCGGCAGAGCGTGCCGCTTTATCTGTTGTACTCCGGAAAAGCAGGTCAAAAACCACAAATTTTGCCGGAAGTGCTTACGCCGGGAATAGTTCTGGACGCTTTGGAGTCTTTATATTAA
- a CDS encoding MATE family efflux transporter, which translates to MFDKRLNRQIFNLAVPNILSNLSVPLLSSVDTALVGHLPSPIYIGAVAIGSMIFNFVYWGFGFLRMGTTGLTAQAYGKQDHADMRLQLWRALFFALGAGILLIVTQDLIAYFAFYLIDASPEVEKFANIYFRIRIYAAPATLALYAVHGWFLGMQNARLPLIITVTINFLNIVFNLIFVLQLKMTSDGVALGTLLAQYAGVFLSFFFLIRHYKPYVSIPSFKDIVEWLELTRFFKVNFNLFIRTLSLLFAFSFFTAQSAKLGDIPLAANSVLIQLWMIFAYGIDGFAFAAESLVGKFLGANDRKNLARLIKQIFILGSGLGLLISIVYGFFDRQIAALFTSNRAVLNTIAQFMPWTIVAPFLNSFCYIWDGIYIGATATRALRNAMLLAIFGVYLPLHYLLTPVFGNHGMWAALLSLMIFRTVTLTYLSPKHLKIHIKTIFR; encoded by the coding sequence ATGTTCGACAAAAGACTAAATCGTCAAATATTTAATCTGGCCGTTCCCAATATTCTCAGCAACCTTTCTGTGCCGCTGCTCTCTTCGGTAGATACGGCGCTGGTGGGCCATCTGCCCTCGCCCATTTACATTGGCGCGGTGGCCATTGGCAGCATGATTTTCAATTTTGTTTACTGGGGATTTGGCTTTTTGCGCATGGGTACCACCGGTCTCACCGCCCAGGCGTACGGCAAGCAGGATCATGCCGACATGCGCCTGCAGCTCTGGCGCGCCCTGTTTTTTGCGCTGGGCGCCGGCATCTTGCTTATTGTAACTCAGGATTTAATCGCCTACTTTGCATTTTATTTGATCGACGCTTCGCCAGAAGTGGAAAAATTTGCCAACATCTACTTTAGAATTCGCATTTACGCTGCGCCGGCCACACTGGCCCTTTACGCTGTTCACGGCTGGTTTTTGGGCATGCAAAACGCCCGCCTGCCTTTGATTATTACCGTGACCATCAATTTTTTGAACATCGTTTTTAACCTTATTTTTGTCTTGCAACTGAAAATGACTTCCGACGGCGTGGCGCTGGGCACTCTGCTGGCCCAGTACGCAGGCGTTTTCCTCTCTTTTTTCTTTTTGATTCGCCATTACAAACCATACGTTTCCATCCCCTCGTTTAAGGATATTGTTGAGTGGCTGGAATTAACGCGTTTTTTCAAAGTTAATTTCAATCTTTTCATCAGAACCTTAAGCCTGTTGTTTGCCTTTTCCTTTTTTACCGCTCAGTCGGCCAAACTGGGCGATATTCCGCTGGCTGCCAACAGCGTCTTAATTCAACTGTGGATGATCTTTGCTTATGGGATCGATGGCTTTGCCTTTGCGGCAGAGAGCCTGGTCGGCAAATTTTTAGGCGCAAATGACCGAAAAAATTTAGCGCGTCTGATTAAACAAATCTTTATTTTAGGCAGCGGGTTGGGGCTTTTGATCTCTATCGTTTACGGGTTTTTTGATCGGCAAATTGCGGCGCTGTTCACCAGCAATCGGGCTGTTTTGAATACGATTGCCCAATTTATGCCCTGGACAATCGTCGCGCCTTTTTTAAACAGTTTTTGCTACATCTGGGACGGCATTTACATCGGAGCCACCGCCACCAGGGCGCTGCGCAATGCCATGCTGCTGGCCATATTTGGCGTTTATTTACCGCTACACTATCTTTTAACGCCTGTGTTTGGCAATCATGGAATGTGGGCCGCCTTGCTTTCGTTAATGATTTTTCGAACCGTCACTCTGACGTATTTGAGTCCAAAACATTTAAAGATTCATATAAAAACCATTTTTAGGTGA
- a CDS encoding phosphatase PAP2 family protein encodes MKRKFFVLIVSVWLALAGQASAQQGHLSVFKEDFYHSLTIGKKLAGEMVTPTAGKVGLTLGILALTVTDEAVIDFFRNHQTETNDRIFNIDWIHGEKNVLFPAAFVLYAYGLFSGNSAIRQSGLKSGQAMFYSGLIVITLKEMFGRGRPHQNYGAFTFRPFSFAEGWRSFPSGHAALSFAFSTVMAGSMESMWWKGFWYSSAALVAGARMYHDKHWLSDVVAGGLIGWSVGRFVLNYPKKGEAKSSLNISPFFKTGKYSLAGLAFSFRIR; translated from the coding sequence ATGAAGCGAAAATTTTTTGTTCTAATCGTAAGTGTGTGGCTGGCATTGGCCGGTCAGGCCAGCGCGCAGCAAGGCCATTTAAGCGTGTTCAAAGAAGATTTTTATCACTCGTTAACCATTGGCAAGAAACTGGCCGGCGAAATGGTTACGCCAACCGCCGGAAAGGTCGGGCTTACGCTGGGCATATTGGCTCTGACCGTGACAGATGAGGCGGTGATTGATTTTTTCAGGAACCATCAAACGGAAACCAACGACCGGATTTTTAATATAGACTGGATTCACGGCGAAAAGAACGTCCTGTTTCCGGCGGCGTTTGTGTTGTACGCTTACGGTCTTTTTAGCGGCAATTCCGCCATCCGGCAGAGCGGTTTAAAGAGCGGACAGGCCATGTTCTACAGCGGCTTGATCGTCATTACCTTAAAAGAGATGTTCGGGCGAGGTCGCCCCCACCAGAATTACGGCGCCTTTACCTTTCGCCCATTTTCTTTTGCGGAAGGCTGGCGGTCTTTCCCTTCCGGCCATGCCGCACTGAGCTTTGCATTTTCGACCGTGATGGCCGGCTCGATGGAGTCGATGTGGTGGAAGGGCTTCTGGTATTCCAGCGCAGCCTTGGTGGCCGGAGCCAGAATGTACCACGATAAACACTGGCTGAGCGATGTGGTGGCCGGCGGATTGATCGGCTGGTCTGTGGGCCGCTTTGTTTTGAATTACCCAAAAAAAGGGGAAGCGAAATCTTCATTGAACATTTCTCCTTTTTTTAAGACGGGAAAATACTCATTGGCGGGGCTGGCCTTTTCGTTTAGAATCAGGTGA
- a CDS encoding IS110 family transposase, translated as MGKINKKERKFNEETLLVTVDIGKKFNYGYARTKDGQELEVFKFFNTGKGFEYFLKKVESFRAKTGLKNCLFGLESTGSYGLALIHYLHRRGYEIVQINPMHTKRLKELTDNSPNKTDKKDPKVIADIIELNKYLTVIIPEGIFAELRELVHLREKILEDLRRSYNRIEGQLFKIFPEFSQVMRDLTTKTSRYLLAHYTLPQFILDLGLTKLTELIKSVSKNRLGEEKALALYEAAKMSGGIKEGTRSIVMEIKIHLDQIDRLESYQKSLTHLEQNLSPNHQISTFGFCKLLVFLDRVFEMSL; from the coding sequence ATGGGGAAAATAAACAAAAAAGAGAGAAAATTCAACGAAGAAACCTTATTAGTTACAGTGGATATAGGCAAAAAATTTAATTACGGTTATGCACGTACAAAAGATGGTCAGGAGTTAGAAGTGTTTAAGTTTTTTAACACAGGTAAAGGATTCGAATATTTTTTAAAAAAAGTAGAAAGCTTCAGAGCAAAGACCGGTCTTAAGAATTGTTTATTTGGCCTGGAATCCACTGGCAGCTATGGGCTTGCGCTCATTCATTATCTACATCGAAGGGGCTATGAGATTGTACAAATAAATCCGATGCATACCAAGCGCCTGAAAGAATTAACGGACAATAGTCCCAATAAGACAGATAAAAAAGACCCAAAGGTCATAGCAGATATAATAGAATTAAACAAATATTTAACAGTAATCATCCCAGAGGGAATTTTTGCGGAATTACGCGAATTGGTTCATTTAAGAGAGAAAATACTTGAAGATCTACGAAGGAGTTATAATCGAATTGAGGGACAGTTATTTAAGATATTTCCGGAATTCTCTCAGGTCATGAGAGATTTAACTACAAAGACTTCACGTTATCTTTTGGCTCATTATACTTTACCTCAATTCATATTGGATTTAGGCTTAACAAAGCTAACAGAGCTAATAAAGTCAGTAAGTAAAAACCGATTAGGTGAAGAAAAGGCCCTTGCTTTATATGAAGCTGCTAAGATGAGCGGAGGCATCAAAGAAGGAACCCGGTCCATTGTAATGGAGATCAAGATACATCTTGATCAGATAGATCGTTTAGAATCTTATCAAAAGTCACTAACCCATCTTGAACAAAATTTAAGCCCAAATCACCAAATTTCCACCTTCGGTTTTTGTAAGTTATTGGTTTTTTTGGATCGAGTTTTCGAGATGTCGTTGTAG
- a CDS encoding IS1634 family transposase, which translates to MFIKEVTKKNKGYDKTFVYHQLVESYRTEKGPRQRKLLNLGKLTIPKDQWKTLANRIEEIISGQTSLIEVDEQIEQLAQRYASLLIQNKLKQEKVEKKESPQETETIFTGSVKFRDARSIGGEYISLMMLRKLKFNELLKKLGFKEKDIKLAELLIVGRLVHPSSEWATLRWVKKQSAIDELLELDLSRLSHNKLYRITDQLLEHKDKIENGLVEQERLLFSLQEKIILYDLTNTYFESSRTSELKARGRSKDKRYDMPLVTLGLVLDEDGFPKESRLFSGNVSEPETLSKILDTIGGKVRKLIILDAGIATEENLQLITKRGHDYLVVSRSKPEIEIEENAFKQINHDQPHKVEAYLYRKDKELYLYCRSASRQKKEEAIRQFHQQRFEAELKYAAESLHKKRGTKKYSKVLERIGRIKERHAKVAYFYDITVEHHNGIVTEISWKIKDEQKMDDRFSGTYYLRTSRLDLTDRQIWQLYISLTDVEDGFRSLKSELGLRPNFHQKDKRIEGHIFISILAFHVLISLQKQLHDAGVYHRWSTIRELLSVQQRVSVEMKTQKGDLLVIRDTTEPEAIHYLMAQAFKIKPKPLGMKKIRI; encoded by the coding sequence ATGTTTATTAAAGAAGTCACAAAAAAGAATAAAGGGTACGATAAAACCTTCGTTTACCATCAATTGGTCGAATCCTATCGTACTGAAAAAGGCCCAAGACAAAGAAAATTGCTCAACCTGGGCAAGCTTACCATTCCTAAAGACCAATGGAAAACACTTGCCAATCGCATCGAAGAGATCATAAGCGGACAAACTTCACTGATCGAAGTGGATGAGCAAATTGAACAATTAGCCCAGCGCTATGCCTCGCTTTTAATTCAAAACAAACTAAAACAAGAAAAGGTAGAAAAAAAAGAAAGCCCACAGGAAACCGAGACCATTTTTACGGGCTCTGTCAAATTCAGAGATGCTCGCAGTATAGGAGGCGAATACATCAGTTTGATGATGTTAAGAAAGCTTAAGTTCAATGAACTTTTAAAAAAGCTGGGCTTTAAGGAGAAGGATATTAAACTGGCCGAACTGTTGATCGTTGGGCGCCTGGTGCACCCCTCAAGCGAATGGGCGACCTTACGCTGGGTCAAAAAGCAAAGCGCCATCGATGAGCTTTTAGAGTTAGACCTTTCAAGACTTTCTCACAATAAACTTTATCGAATTACGGATCAATTATTAGAACATAAGGACAAAATCGAAAATGGTTTGGTAGAGCAAGAACGACTGTTATTTTCTTTGCAGGAAAAGATCATCCTGTACGATTTAACCAATACATATTTTGAGAGCAGCCGTACCAGCGAGCTCAAGGCTCGCGGACGCAGTAAAGACAAGCGTTACGATATGCCCCTGGTGACTTTAGGCCTGGTATTGGATGAGGATGGATTCCCCAAGGAGAGTCGTCTTTTCTCTGGCAATGTTTCCGAACCAGAGACTTTGTCTAAAATTCTGGATACGATAGGCGGCAAAGTCAGGAAATTGATTATTTTAGATGCCGGGATTGCCACAGAAGAGAACTTGCAACTGATCACAAAGCGTGGACACGACTATCTGGTTGTCTCACGCAGTAAACCGGAAATTGAGATCGAAGAAAATGCTTTTAAGCAGATTAATCACGATCAACCCCATAAAGTGGAAGCCTATCTTTACCGTAAGGATAAGGAGCTTTATTTATACTGTCGCAGCGCCTCAAGGCAAAAGAAAGAGGAAGCCATTCGACAATTTCATCAGCAGCGCTTTGAGGCGGAGTTGAAGTATGCGGCGGAAAGTTTACACAAGAAACGAGGCACCAAGAAATATTCCAAGGTTTTAGAACGCATTGGCCGCATAAAGGAACGTCATGCAAAGGTGGCCTATTTTTATGATATTACGGTTGAGCACCATAATGGTATCGTAACAGAGATCAGCTGGAAGATAAAAGACGAGCAAAAGATGGATGATCGATTTTCCGGCACATATTATTTGCGGACGAGTCGTCTGGATTTAACAGATCGCCAGATCTGGCAACTCTACATCAGTTTAACGGATGTGGAGGATGGATTTCGCTCGTTGAAGAGTGAGTTAGGCTTAAGGCCTAATTTTCACCAGAAGGATAAGCGCATTGAGGGGCATATTTTCATTTCGATTTTAGCCTTTCATGTATTGATAAGTCTTCAAAAACAATTACATGATGCCGGCGTTTATCATCGCTGGTCAACCATTCGTGAATTACTTTCCGTACAGCAGCGCGTAAGCGTTGAGATGAAAACGCAGAAAGGAGATTTATTAGTCATAAGAGATACGACCGAGCCGGAAGCGATCCATTATTTAATGGCGCAGGCATTTAAGATCAAGCCCAAGCCATTAGGTATGAAAAAGATAAGAATTTAA
- a CDS encoding IS110 family transposase, with product MLFLNNLNRFSVQDGLKDEIENYLKEVPYSRNILSIKGIGPIIAAILIGELGDIRRYKSYRELEKIAGLNLYEVSSGQHKGKHHISKRGRSLLRKALFYIAINASRGILQEVYQVHKEKGMASAKALTALSRKILAIIFALVRDDSFYIEGYKKSNKAA from the coding sequence ATGTTGTTTTTAAATAACTTAAATCGTTTTAGTGTTCAAGATGGGCTAAAGGATGAGATAGAGAATTATTTAAAAGAAGTGCCATACAGCAGGAACATATTATCCATAAAAGGGATAGGACCCATAATCGCAGCCATTTTAATAGGAGAGTTAGGAGATATCCGCAGATATAAAAGTTATCGTGAGTTAGAGAAGATAGCGGGATTAAACCTGTATGAAGTCAGTTCTGGCCAACATAAAGGTAAACATCACATAAGCAAACGCGGTCGGAGTTTATTAAGAAAAGCTCTTTTTTATATAGCCATCAATGCAAGTAGAGGTATCTTACAAGAAGTTTATCAGGTACATAAGGAGAAAGGGATGGCCAGCGCCAAGGCTTTAACGGCGTTATCCAGAAAGATATTAGCCATTATTTTTGCATTAGTAAGAGATGATAGTTTCTACATAGAAGGCTATAAAAAATCAAATAAAGCAGCCTAA